A part of Bacillus thuringiensis genomic DNA contains:
- a CDS encoding Y-family DNA polymerase, whose product MYDYFLLPNRIILCVDLRSFYASVSCIKKGLDPRYTKLAVVGDVNRSGSIVLATTPPLKALGIKKMARLYEIPKRPDIIIVNPIMHTYMKCSTYITGLALKYVAPEDFHQYSIDEFFMDMTASIHLFASNPHEFALKFKREIYERTRIESTIGIGPNLLLSKVAMDVEAKKNKNGISYWTYDDIPEKLWSIRPLSKFWGISYKTEMKLNRKGIHTIGDLAQYPLKYLKQSFGVIGEELHLHSNGIDFSRIAEKYVPATTSIAKSQILFRDYSIEEFIVILLEHVEEVCYRLRREKKYAQTIHFSVGYSKEYGGGIKKAHTLNRATNLTMDIYNVCTYFLYERHTGEPIRSISVSLTNLIHEGEEQISLFDNIIQREKEMRLTKVMDEIRTRFGKNSILRGISYTSVATARYRNTLLGGHKS is encoded by the coding sequence TTGTATGATTATTTTCTTTTACCGAATCGTATTATTCTTTGTGTAGATCTTCGTAGCTTTTATGCAAGCGTATCATGTATTAAAAAGGGACTTGATCCACGATATACAAAATTGGCTGTCGTAGGAGATGTAAACCGCAGTGGATCAATCGTATTAGCAACAACCCCGCCATTAAAAGCGCTAGGAATTAAGAAGATGGCACGGTTGTACGAAATACCGAAGCGGCCAGATATTATTATTGTGAATCCAATTATGCATACGTATATGAAATGTTCAACTTATATAACAGGCTTAGCTTTAAAGTATGTTGCGCCGGAAGATTTTCATCAATATAGTATTGATGAATTTTTCATGGATATGACCGCAAGTATTCATTTGTTTGCGAGTAATCCGCACGAGTTCGCATTAAAGTTCAAACGAGAAATATATGAACGTACACGGATTGAAAGTACGATTGGTATTGGTCCGAATTTATTATTAAGTAAAGTAGCGATGGATGTGGAAGCGAAAAAGAATAAAAATGGAATATCGTATTGGACGTATGACGATATACCCGAGAAGTTATGGAGCATTAGACCGCTCAGTAAATTTTGGGGTATATCGTATAAAACGGAAATGAAATTAAATCGAAAAGGTATACATACGATTGGGGATTTAGCGCAGTACCCATTGAAGTATTTAAAGCAATCCTTTGGTGTAATAGGAGAAGAATTACATTTACATAGTAATGGGATTGATTTTAGCAGAATAGCAGAGAAATATGTTCCAGCGACAACATCTATAGCAAAAAGCCAAATATTATTTCGTGATTATTCGATAGAAGAATTCATCGTTATTTTATTAGAGCATGTAGAAGAAGTTTGTTATAGGTTGAGACGAGAAAAGAAATACGCGCAAACGATTCACTTTTCAGTTGGATATAGTAAGGAATACGGAGGAGGAATAAAAAAAGCACATACGTTAAATAGAGCAACAAATTTAACGATGGATATTTATAATGTTTGTACCTATTTTTTATACGAGAGACATACAGGAGAACCGATTCGATCGATAAGTGTTTCGCTAACTAATTTAATACATGAAGGAGAAGAGCAAATTTCACTTTTCGATAACATTATACAAAGGGAAAAAGAAATGCGATTAACGAAGGTTATGGACGAAATTCGAACACGATTTGGTAAGAACAGTATTTTACGTGGAATTTCCTACACAAGCGTCGCAACAGCAAGATATAGAAACACATTATTAGGAGGACACAAATCGTGA
- a CDS encoding DUF1259 domain-containing protein, which translates to MHNLNFICEQFATILKGKSKISQGGCSVSFHRDFSVLVQGKRSTNVVPVGVSFESLDQNGNALNLGEIAVLQEEIPAFMQSIIQQGIIVSALHNHWLYMNPLIMYIHIQSVEPPLHFAQKLANSFLSLSSYPIANNEGQ; encoded by the coding sequence ATGCACAATCTTAATTTCATTTGTGAACAATTTGCTACAATACTTAAAGGAAAAAGTAAAATAAGTCAAGGTGGTTGTTCGGTGTCTTTTCACCGCGATTTTAGCGTGCTTGTTCAAGGAAAACGGAGTACCAATGTAGTACCCGTCGGAGTAAGTTTTGAATCGTTGGATCAAAATGGTAATGCATTAAATTTAGGCGAAATCGCTGTTCTACAAGAAGAGATTCCTGCATTTATGCAATCAATTATACAACAAGGAATTATTGTCAGTGCTTTACATAATCACTGGCTGTACATGAATCCCTTAATTATGTATATTCATATCCAATCGGTAGAACCCCCATTACATTTTGCACAAAAGTTGGCGAATTCTTTTTTATCCTTAAGTAGCTATCCTATTGCTAATAATGAGGGACAATGA
- a CDS encoding bifunctional metallophosphatase/5'-nucleotidase, with amino-acid sequence MLKKIIPVALALSTVTFTSVFAAPSIQASTESNRYIDVQMLGINDFHGQLDTVKKINNKDAGGIEYLGAYLRDREKQNPNTLKVHAGDVVGASTPVSALLQDEPTIEFLNDLKFDVGTIGNHEFDEGVEEMNRLIYGGYHEKTGNFKGAKFPYVAANLYNKSTGRLFLPPFTIKKVQGVPVGFIGVVTTDVPNLVMPTMLKNVEITDEVEAINKSVKQLKKLGVKSIVVLAHNGGTTDGNGVTNGDIVRLANETDPEVDVIFGGHSHTYVNGTVNNKLVVQANSYGMAFADVDVKIDRKTQDIVEKKAEIVTTYHEGMEPDKKIKKKMEKYQAKIAPLVNEVVGKSIAPLDRKLNTAGESTLGNLVADAQRTTMQSQIALMNPGGIRNDLDAGDITWGEIYGIQPFGNQLIKVNLTGQDIRDILNQQWQKDITRMLQISGIQYTWDVNKPNGEKVTSIRLTNGEEIIPSKTYSVVANAFLASGGDGFVSFKNGKDAETGPTDFEALVDYIKKSKEPIQSVIDGRIQKIN; translated from the coding sequence ATGTTGAAAAAAATCATTCCAGTTGCTTTAGCATTAAGTACAGTTACTTTTACTAGTGTATTTGCTGCGCCTTCAATCCAAGCAAGTACAGAATCAAACCGCTACATAGATGTACAAATGCTCGGTATTAACGATTTTCATGGGCAACTAGACACTGTAAAAAAAATTAACAATAAAGATGCAGGGGGAATTGAGTACTTAGGGGCTTATTTACGTGATCGTGAAAAACAAAATCCAAATACATTAAAGGTACATGCTGGCGATGTTGTTGGGGCGAGTACTCCTGTTTCAGCATTATTACAAGACGAACCTACGATTGAATTTCTAAATGATTTGAAATTCGATGTTGGAACTATAGGAAATCATGAATTTGATGAAGGTGTTGAAGAAATGAACCGCCTTATTTATGGTGGATACCATGAGAAAACAGGAAATTTTAAAGGAGCAAAATTCCCATATGTTGCTGCAAATCTCTATAATAAATCCACCGGGCGTTTATTTTTACCACCATTCACTATAAAAAAGGTACAAGGAGTTCCTGTTGGATTTATCGGAGTCGTAACAACGGATGTTCCTAACCTTGTTATGCCTACTATGCTAAAGAATGTAGAAATTACAGATGAAGTTGAAGCTATTAACAAATCCGTAAAGCAATTAAAAAAACTAGGCGTTAAATCTATCGTTGTTCTTGCGCATAACGGGGGGACAACAGATGGAAATGGCGTAACAAATGGTGATATCGTTCGATTAGCAAATGAGACTGATCCAGAAGTCGATGTTATTTTTGGTGGGCATAGCCACACTTATGTAAATGGAACTGTTAATAATAAACTTGTCGTACAAGCAAATTCTTATGGTATGGCTTTTGCTGATGTTGATGTAAAGATTGATCGTAAAACACAAGATATTGTTGAGAAAAAAGCAGAAATTGTTACAACTTACCATGAAGGCATGGAGCCTGATAAAAAAATAAAGAAGAAGATGGAGAAATATCAAGCAAAAATCGCACCTCTTGTTAATGAAGTTGTAGGTAAGTCTATTGCTCCACTAGATCGCAAACTAAATACGGCTGGTGAATCTACTCTTGGAAATTTAGTTGCTGATGCCCAGCGTACAACAATGCAATCTCAAATTGCACTTATGAATCCTGGTGGTATTCGTAATGACTTAGATGCTGGTGATATTACATGGGGAGAGATCTATGGTATTCAACCATTCGGAAATCAATTAATAAAAGTAAATTTAACAGGTCAAGACATTCGTGATATTTTAAATCAACAATGGCAAAAAGACATAACAAGAATGCTTCAAATTTCAGGGATCCAATACACTTGGGATGTGAACAAGCCTAATGGAGAAAAAGTAACAAGTATTCGCTTAACAAATGGAGAAGAAATTATTCCTTCTAAAACTTACAGCGTCGTTGCTAACGCATTTCTAGCTTCAGGTGGAGATGGATTTGTATCCTTTAAAAACGGTAAAGATGCTGAAACAGGACCAACTGATTTTGAAGCATTAGTAGATTATATAAAAAAATCAAAAGAACCAATTCAGTCAGTTATTGATGGAAGAATTCAAAAAATAAATTAG
- a CDS encoding alpha/beta fold hydrolase has protein sequence MAKITVGTENQAPIEIYYEDHGTGKPVVLIHGWPLSGRSWEYQVPALVEAGYRVITYDRRGFGQSSQPWEGYEYDTFTSDLHQLLEQLELQNVTLVGFSMGGGEVARYIGKYGTNRVEKAVFAGAVPPFLYKSADHPEGVLDDVAIQEFENGVKSDRLAFLDEFTKGFFAAGDRTDLVSEPFRLYNRDIAAGASPKGTLDCIAAFSKTDFRGDLAKINIPILVIHGDSDATVPYEYSGKLTHEAIPNSKVALIKGGPHGLNATHAKEFNDALLLFLKD, from the coding sequence ATGGCAAAAATTACTGTAGGAACCGAAAATCAAGCACCAATTGAGATATATTATGAGGATCATGGCACAGGAAAACCAGTTGTACTCATTCATGGTTGGCCGTTAAGCGGTCGATCTTGGGAATACCAAGTTCCCGCTCTTGTTGAGGCTGGATACAGAGTTATAACATATGATCGTCGAGGTTTTGGACAATCATCTCAGCCGTGGGAAGGGTATGAATATGATACCTTTACTTCTGATTTACATCAACTATTAGAACAGTTAGAGCTTCAAAATGTCACACTTGTTGGTTTTTCTATGGGTGGAGGCGAGGTAGCCCGGTATATTGGGAAATATGGAACCAATAGAGTAGAGAAGGCTGTATTTGCAGGAGCTGTACCACCATTCCTTTACAAGTCAGCAGATCATCCTGAGGGTGTATTAGATGATGTAGCAATTCAAGAATTTGAAAATGGAGTAAAAAGTGATCGCCTAGCATTCCTTGATGAGTTTACGAAAGGATTTTTTGCTGCTGGAGATCGAACTGACTTAGTTAGTGAACCATTTCGACTTTACAATAGGGATATCGCTGCGGGTGCATCACCTAAAGGAACACTAGATTGTATCGCTGCTTTCAGCAAAACAGACTTCAGAGGCGATTTAGCCAAGATTAATATACCTATCCTTGTTATTCATGGGGATTCAGATGCAACTGTACCATATGAATATAGTGGGAAATTAACACACGAAGCAATTCCTAATTCTAAAGTAGCATTAATAAAGGGTGGTCCACATGGGCTAAATGCAACGCATGCCAAAGAATTTAATGACGCACTCCTGTTATTTTTAAAGGACTGA
- the ycaC gene encoding isochorismate family cysteine hydrolase YcaC: protein MTDLYSRINKDDAVVLLVDHQTGLMSGLVRDYGVDEFKNNVLALAHTAKFFDLPVILTTSFENGPNGPLMQELVDLFPHAQKIARPGQINAWDNDDFVKAIEETGKKQLIIAGVVTDVCVAFPALSAIKAGYEVFAVTDASGTFSKQVADAANTRMAHNGVQLMNWFSVACELQRDWRNDVEGFGNLLASNLPGYQNIIGSYMGAQRDLSKQNA, encoded by the coding sequence ATGACTGATCTCTATTCTCGTATTAACAAAGATGATGCTGTCGTTCTTTTAGTAGATCATCAAACTGGTCTTATGTCCGGACTAGTACGTGACTATGGTGTTGATGAATTCAAGAACAATGTTTTAGCTCTTGCTCACACTGCTAAATTTTTTGATTTACCAGTTATTTTAACAACAAGCTTTGAAAACGGACCTAACGGACCTTTAATGCAAGAATTGGTTGATCTTTTTCCTCACGCACAAAAAATAGCTCGACCTGGACAAATTAATGCATGGGATAATGATGATTTTGTAAAAGCAATCGAAGAAACTGGAAAAAAACAACTTATCATTGCGGGCGTGGTTACGGACGTTTGTGTTGCTTTTCCGGCACTTTCCGCTATAAAAGCTGGATATGAAGTATTTGCTGTTACTGATGCTTCAGGAACTTTCAGTAAACAAGTTGCAGATGCTGCCAATACGCGTATGGCACATAATGGCGTACAACTTATGAACTGGTTTAGCGTAGCTTGCGAATTACAACGCGATTGGCGAAACGATGTTGAAGGTTTTGGCAATTTACTTGCTAGTAATCTTCCAGGCTATCAAAATATAATTGGAAGCTATATGGGCGCGCAGCGAGATCTTAGTAAACAAAATGCATAA
- a CDS encoding hydrolase — protein sequence MSNLELLNPENSALILIDFQPQMTFGVASIDRQTLINNVMLLAKSAKTFNVPTILTTVETRSFSGYFWPQILDIFPNHEIIERSSMNSWEDQKFVEAVKATGRKKLIFAALWTEVCLAFPVLEAIKAGYEVYAVDDASGGTSLTAHNAAMRRVEQAGAIPVTAIQVLLEYQRDWAHKDTYDAVMEIVKEHTGAYGQGVEYAYTMVHGALPSRKI from the coding sequence ATGAGTAATTTAGAATTGTTAAATCCAGAGAACAGTGCCTTAATTTTGATTGATTTTCAACCTCAAATGACTTTTGGAGTTGCAAGTATTGATAGACAAACATTGATTAATAACGTTATGCTGCTTGCTAAATCAGCAAAAACTTTTAACGTACCTACTATTCTTACTACAGTTGAGACACGCAGCTTTTCTGGTTATTTTTGGCCACAAATTCTTGACATATTCCCAAACCATGAAATTATAGAACGCAGTTCAATGAACTCTTGGGAAGATCAAAAATTTGTTGAAGCGGTTAAAGCAACCGGTAGAAAAAAATTAATATTTGCAGCACTTTGGACTGAAGTTTGCCTTGCATTCCCTGTGCTTGAAGCAATTAAAGCTGGCTATGAGGTGTATGCAGTTGATGATGCTTCAGGTGGTACTAGTTTGACAGCACATAACGCTGCTATGCGTCGTGTAGAACAAGCTGGTGCAATTCCAGTAACAGCAATTCAAGTTTTACTTGAATACCAACGTGACTGGGCACACAAAGACACTTATGATGCTGTAATGGAGATTGTAAAGGAACACACTGGTGCTTATGGTCAAGGTGTAGAATACGCATATACTATGGTGCATGGCGCGCTTCCAAGCAGGAAAATATGA
- a CDS encoding antibiotic biosynthesis monooxygenase, whose product MKQEGVAVEETYTGNTMDTADPVTTIVTWEIQQGKEKQFETWRHEIEAAATKFPGHLGVNLIVPNNEFREYTVIFRFDTYEHLRAWQESDVRRDLLKTAKQFQVTNPTYKTESSLAYWFVTPKTPVPPPKWKMSIVTLLGVWPLSMLVPKLIGPIIKHMNPIMSAFFVSVCIVSLLSWVVMPIFGKLFHPWLQNNRK is encoded by the coding sequence ATGAAACAAGAAGGAGTAGCTGTCGAAGAGACTTATACAGGGAACACGATGGATACTGCTGATCCAGTAACAACGATTGTTACATGGGAAATTCAACAAGGTAAAGAAAAACAGTTTGAAACATGGAGACATGAAATCGAAGCTGCCGCTACTAAATTCCCAGGGCATCTAGGCGTAAATCTAATAGTCCCAAATAACGAATTCAGAGAGTATACTGTTATTTTTCGCTTTGATACGTATGAGCATCTACGCGCTTGGCAAGAATCAGATGTTCGCCGAGATTTGTTAAAAACGGCAAAACAATTTCAAGTTACTAATCCAACTTACAAAACTGAAAGTAGTTTGGCTTATTGGTTTGTTACTCCGAAAACGCCAGTTCCACCGCCAAAATGGAAAATGTCTATCGTTACCCTTCTGGGTGTATGGCCTCTTAGCATGTTAGTTCCTAAATTGATAGGACCTATTATAAAACATATGAATCCTATTATGTCCGCTTTTTTTGTTTCTGTATGTATAGTGTCCTTGCTATCATGGGTAGTTATGCCGATTTTCGGTAAATTATTTCATCCATGGTTACAAAATAATAGGAAGTAG
- a CDS encoding amidohydrolase, which translates to MNLPDMILYNGKITTLDPSQPEVSAIAITDGLITAVGGDELLDSATEKTKKIDLKRKRAIPGLNDSHIHVIRGGLHYNMELRWEGVPSITIALEMLKEQARRTPAPQWVRVVGGWSEFQFKERRLPTLEEINAVSEDTPVFVLHLYDRALVNRAGLRALGYTKDTPDPPGCLIERDKRGNPTGLLIANPNASILYSSLGKAPILNFDDQINSTRHFMRELNRLGITSAIDAGGGFQNYPDDYKVVEYLAEKEQLNLRIAYNLFTQNPNHEYEDFASWAKIVSPGQGNDKYKMNGAGEMLVFSAADFEKFQMPQPELATMMEADLKKVISLLVENRWPFRLHATYDESITRFLNVFEEVNKEIPFNGLRWWFDHAETISDRSMERVKALNGGIAIQDRMAFQGEYFVDLYGKEAAKRTPPIYRMLDLGIPVGAGSDATRVSSYNPWVALYWMVAGKTIGGLSIYDEKNKLDRKVALELYSKGSAWFSGDEGKKGTLAVGQFADIAVLSADYFTVPEEEIKNLESLLTIMGGQVVYGNDEFKNLSPGLPPASPDWSPTGVYGYGGANLAHTILSHDAHDHKLHSCSNPLHQHTHTVIGKDGTKWGIGCTCFAF; encoded by the coding sequence ATGAATTTACCGGATATGATCTTATATAACGGAAAAATTACTACCCTTGATCCCTCTCAACCTGAGGTATCTGCTATCGCCATAACTGATGGTTTAATAACTGCAGTAGGTGGAGATGAGCTTCTTGATAGTGCCACAGAAAAAACAAAAAAAATAGACCTTAAAAGAAAAAGAGCTATTCCAGGCCTGAATGACTCTCATATACACGTTATTCGTGGCGGTCTTCATTATAATATGGAATTACGATGGGAAGGTGTGCCTTCAATTACCATTGCTCTCGAAATGCTCAAAGAACAGGCAAGGCGTACACCTGCTCCTCAGTGGGTAAGAGTAGTTGGAGGTTGGTCTGAATTTCAATTTAAAGAGAGACGGCTGCCAACTTTAGAAGAGATTAATGCTGTTTCTGAAGACACACCTGTCTTTGTGCTACATCTTTACGATAGAGCACTTGTAAATCGTGCAGGGCTGCGTGCACTGGGATACACAAAAGATACCCCAGACCCTCCAGGTTGTTTAATTGAGCGGGATAAACGAGGTAATCCAACGGGCCTTTTAATTGCCAATCCTAACGCTTCTATTCTTTATTCAAGTTTGGGTAAAGCTCCAATACTTAATTTTGACGACCAGATTAACTCAACTCGCCATTTTATGCGCGAATTAAATAGATTAGGTATTACAAGTGCCATTGACGCAGGTGGCGGTTTCCAAAATTATCCTGACGACTACAAAGTTGTTGAATATTTAGCCGAGAAGGAACAATTAAATTTGCGTATTGCTTATAATCTATTTACGCAAAATCCAAATCATGAATATGAAGACTTTGCTTCATGGGCAAAAATTGTTTCTCCAGGTCAAGGAAATGATAAGTATAAAATGAATGGTGCCGGAGAAATGTTAGTATTCTCAGCAGCCGATTTTGAAAAATTTCAAATGCCACAGCCCGAACTAGCTACGATGATGGAAGCTGACTTAAAGAAAGTAATTTCTCTCTTGGTAGAAAACCGTTGGCCATTCCGTTTACATGCAACTTATGACGAGTCAATCACACGATTCTTAAATGTATTTGAGGAAGTCAACAAAGAAATTCCTTTTAATGGTCTACGATGGTGGTTTGATCATGCAGAAACAATCTCAGATCGTAGTATGGAACGTGTTAAGGCTTTAAATGGTGGTATTGCCATCCAAGACCGCATGGCTTTTCAAGGTGAATACTTTGTTGATTTATACGGAAAGGAAGCTGCAAAGCGCACTCCCCCGATTTATCGTATGTTAGACCTAGGTATACCTGTTGGCGCAGGTAGTGATGCAACTAGGGTTTCCAGCTATAACCCTTGGGTCGCTCTTTACTGGATGGTTGCCGGAAAAACCATTGGTGGTCTTTCGATATACGATGAAAAAAATAAACTTGATAGAAAAGTAGCCCTGGAATTATATTCAAAAGGAAGTGCGTGGTTCTCTGGTGATGAAGGTAAAAAGGGAACCCTTGCAGTAGGTCAGTTTGCTGATATTGCTGTATTGTCTGCTGACTACTTTACTGTGCCAGAAGAAGAAATCAAGAACCTTGAATCATTACTCACCATTATGGGTGGGCAGGTTGTTTATGGAAATGATGAATTTAAAAATTTATCACCTGGATTGCCGCCAGCATCACCTGATTGGTCACCGACGGGAGTTTATGGTTATGGTGGTGCTAACCTAGCCCACACTATACTTTCTCACGATGCCCATGATCACAAGTTACATAGTTGCAGTAACCCTCTCCATCAACACACTCATACCGTAATAGGAAAAGATGGAACTAAATGGGGTATTGGTTGTACTTGCTTTGCTTTCTAA
- a CDS encoding LysR family transcriptional regulator: protein MELRHLEYFIQVCNNNSFTKAAEVLGISQPTLSQQIRVLEGELDTPLFHRVGRGIKMTEAGKLLFDKGKFIMQQFDDVYNEIFELKGVKRGVITIGGLLEDLTYLTPYIMKFQQHYPNIVVKIIESEVAVNQIVDKNIDIGITRSAQIPDTLTSTLLYSEELVLVIPKNHPLNETSFVSFRELVGLSRIMVSCSCRESIKIYCESLGLSLSEANIETKSSISLLSLVYNGHGVAIIPLSLVNFVNNDTLSIVRIIDPTPSQDINLIHFDDKFLSFAARIFMQKLNNPEKVLV from the coding sequence ATGGAATTACGTCATTTAGAGTATTTTATTCAAGTTTGTAATAATAATAGTTTTACTAAAGCTGCGGAAGTTCTAGGTATTTCACAGCCGACTTTAAGTCAACAAATCCGTGTGTTAGAAGGTGAACTTGATACACCCTTGTTTCATCGAGTTGGAAGAGGTATCAAAATGACAGAAGCGGGTAAGCTGCTATTTGATAAAGGGAAATTTATCATGCAACAATTTGATGACGTTTATAATGAAATTTTTGAATTAAAGGGGGTAAAAAGAGGTGTAATTACTATAGGAGGTTTATTAGAGGATCTCACTTATTTAACACCTTATATTATGAAGTTTCAACAACATTATCCTAACATTGTAGTAAAGATTATAGAATCTGAAGTTGCTGTAAATCAAATCGTTGATAAAAATATTGATATAGGCATCACGCGTAGTGCTCAAATTCCAGACACATTAACAAGCACCCTTTTGTATAGCGAAGAGCTTGTCCTTGTCATTCCAAAAAATCATCCTTTGAATGAAACATCATTTGTTTCTTTTCGAGAATTAGTAGGACTGAGTAGAATAATGGTTTCATGTAGTTGTCGTGAATCTATTAAAATATATTGTGAGAGTTTAGGGTTATCTTTATCTGAAGCAAATATAGAAACAAAATCTTCTATTTCTCTATTGAGCCTTGTATACAATGGACATGGGGTTGCCATAATACCTCTTTCACTGGTTAACTTTGTTAATAATGATACTTTGAGCATAGTTCGTATAATTGACCCAACACCAAGTCAAGATATTAATCTTATTCACTTTGATGATAAATTTTTAAGTTTTGCAGCACGTATCTTTATGCAGAAGTTAAATAATCCTGAAAAAGTATTAGTATAA
- a CDS encoding acyl dehydratase, with protein sequence MFLNIKEMSRALSFDSSVTNNNLFKRKAPYFIEKFYLEKVTKGVQDTFFGN encoded by the coding sequence ATGTTTTTGAATATTAAAGAGATGTCACGAGCACTTTCCTTTGATAGCAGTGTTACAAATAACAATTTATTTAAAAGGAAAGCCCCTTATTTTATAGAAAAATTCTATTTAGAAAAAGTTACAAAAGGAGTACAAGATACTTTTTTCGGTAATTAA